The following coding sequences lie in one Synechococcus sp. CC9902 genomic window:
- a CDS encoding diflavin flavoprotein, whose amino-acid sequence MVVAPTAQRLSLQCEAIASDTTTIRSLDWERSRFDIEFGLRNGTTYNSFLVRGERTALIDSSHAKFRDSWIPLLKDQIDPASIDVLIVSHTEPDHSGLIGDLLDLNPEIEIVGSKVAIQFLQDQVHRPFRSRAVKSGEELDLGTNPESGVQHRFEFLSAPNLHWPDTIFSFDHGTGILYTCDAFGLHYCSEELFDSDPGAIAPDFRFYYDCLMGPNARSVLQALKRMDSLPEINTVAVGHGPLLRHHLSHWLNDYREWSGQRSKGESYAAVCYLSQYGFSDRISQAIAHGIGKADAQVQLVDLRATDPQELTALVGEAKAVVVPTWPEEPEADVQAAIGTLLAALHPKQLVGVYDAFGGNDEPIDAVADQLRSQGQKQAFAPLRIRQLPQGSDYQRCEESGTDLGQLLTKEKTIAAMKSLDGDLDKALGRVSGGLYVVTASQGSGESQRRSAMVASWVSQASFSPPGLTVAVAKDRAIEALMQVGDRFVLNVLRDDNHQPLLRHFLKRFPPGADRFAGVSVLDDVADGGPVLSDALAFLGCRVEQRMEGPDHWIIYAVVEQGNVADADGSTAVHHRKVGNHY is encoded by the coding sequence ATGGTTGTTGCCCCTACCGCACAGCGCTTGAGCCTTCAGTGCGAAGCGATTGCCTCGGATACAACCACGATTCGATCCCTCGACTGGGAACGCAGCCGTTTTGATATCGAGTTCGGCCTACGCAACGGCACCACTTACAACTCCTTTCTGGTTCGTGGTGAGCGCACCGCTCTGATCGACAGCAGCCACGCCAAATTCCGAGACAGCTGGATTCCGTTGCTGAAGGATCAAATCGATCCCGCTTCGATCGATGTACTGATCGTGAGCCATACCGAGCCGGATCATTCAGGCCTAATTGGTGACCTTCTCGACCTCAACCCTGAAATTGAAATTGTTGGATCGAAAGTAGCGATCCAATTTTTGCAAGACCAAGTGCACCGTCCGTTCCGATCCCGAGCGGTGAAGAGCGGAGAGGAGCTGGACTTGGGCACCAATCCAGAGAGCGGTGTTCAACACCGCTTTGAATTTCTCAGTGCCCCCAACCTGCACTGGCCCGACACAATTTTTTCCTTCGACCACGGCACCGGCATCCTCTACACCTGTGATGCATTTGGCCTTCATTACTGCTCTGAGGAACTGTTCGACAGTGATCCCGGTGCGATCGCTCCAGACTTCCGCTTCTACTACGACTGCTTAATGGGCCCGAACGCCCGCAGTGTTTTGCAGGCGTTGAAACGCATGGATTCCCTGCCGGAGATCAACACGGTTGCTGTTGGCCATGGCCCTCTCTTGCGCCATCACCTCAGCCACTGGCTCAACGATTACCGCGAGTGGAGTGGCCAGCGCAGCAAGGGTGAAAGCTATGCCGCGGTTTGTTACCTCAGCCAATACGGCTTCTCTGATCGCATTAGCCAGGCCATTGCCCATGGCATTGGCAAAGCCGACGCTCAAGTGCAGTTAGTGGATTTACGCGCCACCGATCCTCAGGAACTCACAGCTTTGGTGGGTGAGGCCAAGGCCGTAGTGGTGCCGACATGGCCCGAAGAACCCGAAGCTGATGTGCAAGCCGCGATTGGCACTCTTCTTGCCGCCTTACACCCCAAACAACTCGTTGGCGTATACGACGCTTTCGGCGGCAATGACGAACCGATCGACGCCGTTGCAGACCAACTCCGCAGCCAAGGCCAAAAACAAGCCTTTGCCCCACTGCGTATCCGTCAGCTACCACAAGGCAGCGACTACCAGCGCTGCGAAGAATCAGGCACCGACCTCGGCCAACTGCTGACCAAGGAAAAAACCATTGCGGCGATGAAAAGCCTGGATGGCGATCTCGATAAGGCCCTAGGCCGGGTGAGTGGTGGCCTTTATGTGGTGACAGCAAGCCAAGGATCTGGCGAGTCCCAGCGACGCAGCGCCATGGTGGCCAGCTGGGTGAGCCAGGCCAGCTTCAGCCCTCCCGGGCTCACCGTTGCCGTCGCCAAAGACCGAGCGATTGAAGCCCTCATGCAAGTGGGAGATCGCTTCGTTCTCAACGTCTTGCGCGACGACAACCACCAACCGCTGCTCCGTCATTTCCTGAAGCGGTTCCCCCCCGGCGCCGATCGGTTTGCGGGCGTGTCGGTGTTGGATGACGTTGCCGATGGAGGCCCTGTGCTGAGCGATGCCCTGGCTTTCTTGGGCTGCCGCGTTGAACAACGCATGGAGGGCCCCGACCACTGGATTATTTACGCCGTCGTGGAACAGGGCAATGTGGCCGATGCCGACGGAAGCACCGCTGTTCATCACCGAAAAGTGGGCAATCACTACTGA
- a CDS encoding glycosyltransferase family 61 protein: MKQKASTKHALSNYLQPLQNTNHHNKATESKYYPKRNIKLMLLFEKYYNNMSAELEQSKQNILLSLNDENNVGSINAKYYDPKFFKDAFQKQISNISKNRQIEAIDLCNVYKNMCFPGERSQALKPKMHTHHNALCISKRSALFDLNSGELIPESILYRFLHKKPKHYNEIKPKTIKRLRKTIYHSIEEAYFIPFFPTGNFGHFITEATSYLWFAAGKGGANFQQVPIILSDNTAFADNDIFRYFFKFLRSKGLRPILRSQLPRLVKIKTVHIPDPTLRLLSHSSTEHISTCKNLGKWITENHQTTEITKDSNIYISRSRLKPNLRKVAGESALENELEKLGWKIVHPESLPLSEQIQIYESAQKICGFEGSALHTLSFCAKDKMKIILLGNRPPADYFMQFYAQNASGYFISCTSKIVSNDADIRDRDMQEQIIVDTNNLAKQIHLISI, translated from the coding sequence GTGAAGCAGAAAGCCTCTACTAAGCATGCCTTGAGCAATTATCTCCAACCCCTGCAGAACACAAATCACCATAACAAAGCTACTGAATCAAAATATTATCCAAAGCGAAATATAAAGCTCATGCTATTATTTGAAAAATATTATAACAATATGTCCGCAGAGCTTGAACAGTCAAAACAAAATATCCTCTTGTCATTAAATGACGAAAATAACGTTGGCTCGATTAATGCAAAATATTATGATCCGAAGTTCTTTAAAGACGCATTTCAAAAGCAAATTTCGAACATCTCAAAAAACAGACAAATTGAAGCGATAGATCTTTGCAATGTATATAAAAATATGTGTTTTCCTGGAGAGCGAAGCCAAGCACTGAAACCCAAAATGCATACCCATCATAATGCGCTGTGCATAAGCAAAAGATCAGCACTTTTTGATTTAAATAGTGGCGAACTTATACCAGAATCTATTTTGTACAGATTTCTTCATAAGAAGCCTAAACATTACAATGAGATCAAACCAAAAACGATCAAACGCCTAAGAAAAACTATTTATCATTCGATAGAAGAAGCATATTTTATTCCATTTTTTCCAACGGGTAACTTTGGACATTTTATAACCGAAGCCACATCATACCTTTGGTTTGCAGCCGGAAAAGGTGGAGCGAACTTTCAACAAGTACCAATAATTTTAAGTGATAATACAGCTTTTGCTGATAATGATATTTTTCGATATTTTTTTAAATTCTTACGCTCTAAGGGATTACGACCAATACTGAGGAGCCAGCTTCCACGACTGGTCAAGATTAAAACTGTTCACATTCCTGACCCTACCTTAAGACTTTTAAGCCATAGTTCAACCGAGCACATAAGTACATGTAAAAATCTTGGGAAATGGATAACAGAAAATCACCAAACAACTGAAATAACTAAAGATTCGAATATTTACATATCAAGAAGTCGACTCAAACCTAACCTCCGCAAAGTCGCTGGCGAATCCGCCTTAGAAAATGAGCTGGAAAAACTGGGCTGGAAGATTGTTCATCCTGAAAGTCTTCCCTTAAGCGAACAAATTCAAATATACGAATCAGCACAAAAAATATGTGGATTTGAAGGATCTGCATTACATACACTTTCATTTTGTGCTAAAGATAAAATGAAAATAATTCTTCTTGGCAATAGGCCCCCAGCAGACTATTTCATGCAATTTTATGCTCAAAATGCATCGGGGTACTTTATTTCTTGTACATCTAAGATAGTCAGCAATGATGCCGATATACGCGATCGTGACATGCAAGAGCAGATAATTGTCGATACTAATAACCTGGCCAAGCAAATTCATCTGATATCAATATGA
- a CDS encoding diflavin flavoprotein, whose product MVSTAAGRRTIQLPIDTGVLCLRGLSPERHRFELEYALERGSTANSVLFEAADGATAVLVHPPGAAYSSVFLPQLNTLLDDVEQPLLVVVGHVNPNRIALLRSLAEIYPKLELIASNPGAKLLEELWSQRKPAAPGDESEQPPLPPLPPLRVIRQEQSLALAHNRNLLLLPAPTPRWPGGLLAFEDTLGLLMSGKFFGAHLCTDTWAEANRSSTEEERRHFYDCLMAPMARQVDGIVERLEELDIRTLVPGHGPAIEASWRSLLNDYRRWGEGQNKASLNVALLFASAYGNTAAIADALAQGVNRTGIRVNSLNCEFTPADELVNTIKEADAILIGSPTLGGHAPTPIVSALGTLLAEGDRNKPVGVFGSYGWSGEAVDLLETKLRDGGFSFGFDPIRVKFSPDTAKVKELEETGTRFGRQLLNAQKRAQRRSAGGLSESRSDPAVLALGRVLGSLCVLTTQKGDLSGAMVASWVSQASFTPPGITVAVAKDRAVEALLHKGDCFALNVLADGRESGLMKQFLQPFEPGANRFAGLELETSPGDQPLLPEALAWLEGSVKQRMECGDHWLIYAEVNHGGLFDAEGQTAIHHRRSGANY is encoded by the coding sequence GTGGTGAGCACTGCTGCAGGACGTCGCACAATTCAATTACCCATCGACACCGGCGTGCTTTGTCTCAGGGGGCTGAGCCCTGAGCGTCATCGCTTTGAACTGGAGTACGCCTTAGAGCGCGGCAGTACCGCCAACAGCGTGCTGTTCGAAGCCGCAGATGGAGCCACTGCCGTACTCGTCCACCCACCAGGGGCGGCCTATAGCTCCGTGTTCTTGCCGCAGCTCAACACCCTGCTGGACGACGTGGAACAACCACTTCTGGTGGTGGTAGGCCACGTGAACCCGAACCGGATTGCTCTGCTGCGCAGCCTGGCTGAGATTTACCCCAAGCTCGAGCTGATTGCCTCGAATCCAGGCGCAAAGTTGCTCGAAGAGCTCTGGAGCCAACGCAAACCCGCAGCTCCCGGTGACGAATCCGAGCAACCGCCACTGCCACCGCTGCCACCCCTTCGGGTGATTCGACAAGAGCAGAGTCTGGCTCTCGCCCACAATCGCAACCTGCTGCTGCTTCCCGCTCCAACGCCCCGCTGGCCCGGCGGACTGCTGGCCTTCGAGGACACTCTCGGCCTTTTGATGAGCGGGAAATTTTTCGGCGCCCACCTGTGTACAGACACATGGGCCGAGGCGAACCGCAGCAGCACTGAGGAGGAGCGACGTCATTTTTATGACTGTTTGATGGCTCCGATGGCGCGCCAAGTGGACGGCATCGTGGAACGCCTCGAGGAGCTGGACATCCGCACCTTGGTGCCTGGTCACGGGCCTGCGATTGAAGCGAGCTGGCGCAGCTTGTTAAACGATTACCGCCGGTGGGGAGAAGGGCAAAACAAGGCCAGCCTCAACGTGGCTTTGCTATTCGCCAGCGCCTATGGCAACACGGCAGCGATCGCGGATGCCCTGGCCCAAGGCGTGAACCGCACCGGCATTCGTGTGAACAGCCTCAATTGTGAGTTCACCCCTGCCGATGAACTGGTGAACACCATTAAAGAAGCTGATGCGATTTTGATCGGCTCCCCCACCCTCGGGGGGCACGCACCAACCCCAATCGTGTCAGCACTCGGAACACTCTTGGCAGAAGGAGACCGCAACAAGCCAGTTGGAGTGTTTGGAAGCTATGGCTGGAGTGGAGAGGCGGTCGACCTGCTGGAAACCAAGCTCCGCGATGGCGGCTTCAGTTTTGGGTTCGATCCCATTCGGGTGAAATTCAGCCCCGACACCGCGAAAGTGAAGGAACTGGAGGAAACCGGAACACGCTTTGGACGCCAACTGCTCAACGCTCAGAAACGCGCTCAACGCCGCAGTGCGGGTGGGCTCAGCGAAAGCCGAAGCGATCCAGCCGTTTTGGCCCTCGGACGGGTGTTGGGATCGCTGTGCGTCTTAACGACTCAAAAAGGTGATCTCAGCGGTGCCATGGTGGCCAGTTGGGTGAGCCAGGCCAGCTTCACACCACCTGGAATCACCGTGGCCGTGGCCAAGGATCGAGCTGTCGAAGCTCTGCTGCACAAAGGCGACTGTTTCGCTCTCAATGTTTTGGCAGATGGACGGGAGAGCGGCCTGATGAAGCAATTTCTACAACCATTCGAACCGGGGGCGAATCGCTTCGCGGGCCTCGAACTAGAAACCAGCCCAGGTGATCAGCCGCTCCTACCGGAAGCCTTGGCTTGGCTGGAAGGCAGCGTGAAACAACGCATGGAATGTGGCGACCATTGGCTGATCTACGCCGAGGTGAACCATGGAGGCCTCTTCGATGCTGAAGGCCAAACAGCGATCCACCATCGGCGCAGCGGGGCCAACTACTGA